The following nucleotide sequence is from Apium graveolens cultivar Ventura chromosome 4, ASM990537v1, whole genome shotgun sequence.
aaaaaaattgacagGAATGGTTTGTAAATTCAACATGCCATAAAATCTGTTTTTCATCCAAGTCAACCAAATAAACAATTTCAACCAAACTCCATATCAGTTTTCACAAACCCCCACCAAATACTGCGGTTTCACACAATTCACCAACTCCACATACTCCACATACTCCAAAGAACAATTACTTAGTCTAGGACGATAAATAAACATCCAAAAGCTAGTACGATAACACTTGTTACTAGTACGCAAAATAAGATATGTAAAAAGGTGCACATCTGAAATCTAAAGTCCAGAGCCTCCGGTAACTGGTGTGAGGTAATTGTCATTATCGCTGGTTGTGCTGAAATCTTGATGGTTGATTGTGATGCCTGGATTTGCGTCGGCTATTTTCTTAAGTAACCAGGCCATATTCTCCTGCACCTTCTTGTTGACTTGCATATCCACTTCTTCTTGTACCTTCTTTGTCATCGATGCCTCGACTTCACTCACCAGAGTCTGCTTTATCTTTCCTGCCAACTCCTGTACATAAGTATTTGTCGAACCAGCAGTACTGGAGTAACCTTTTGCAGCATCAGGACATCTTCCATGGAGCCAAGATGGCCCATGTTTTTTTCCATCAGAAAGTAGTTCCTCGTTGGGATCTTCGCTCGTACTGATTTTTTCCTTAATCTTTTTCTACATACCAGAAAAACAAACGAACACTTGGTCACACAATAATTTAAATGCTTCACTAACTAATTTCAAAATAACCgaataatttaatccaattaaattCACAATTAGTAATCATTAAATAAAAATGCATGCAGGTACATAAATAAAACTTCTAAACACCAAATAAATCATAAAACACAACTAATTAACCATCTTGCGACATTAATGGATATTCAGAAGCACTAAGATTAATAAAAAACACTTACAATCTTGTTTTTTATTTCTTCAGTGTTGGTCTTATACTCACGACCATCAGTACGCTCACGAGTCTCAACAAAAACCTCTGCTTCAGGTGGTGGACGCTGATTCTTTGCCTTTTTTTCTGACAAAAATGAACAAGTTAGCCAAAAGAAATATAGAAATTAATTTCTAGATATATAGTAATATATGTAACCAGAAGGCTGCCCACATTCATATATTTGCGTAACAACTAGCTTATTGAGGTTAATATGCGTAATTGAGATTCTGGCCATACCATATTGTTTCGAATTTGTGCGAAAGTCTTTGGACCAGTAGTGTGTGTGTCTGTATACTGACATCGACTTCTTGCATTTGTCGCTGCTCTTTTCTACAAAAATGTGAAATAACTTTATGTCACTTAGATcaaatataaatacataattaaatatgaaagTGCAAGGGAAATTAGAAAACCTTAATGCTTTCATCATTCCAGTACTCCAGCAACATCTTGAAACTCTCAAGGGGAATATCAGTTGGCCTATTTTCCATCCGTTCTTCATCAGTTTCAAATGCTTTATAATGCGCCTTCTTAATTCGGCTCTTACGTGTCTTCCAAGATGACTGAATGGTTTTCAACACCCATGTTTCACATTCATCAGGTATAATGTATCTTTGCTGGAAAAAGtcaacaaaataaagaacacaagtaCAGTTAATCAAAGGTAATGTTGCAGAAAAATAAATCACGATAATTAAACAATGTATGTGATACCTTGACATAATTCCACAGTGTATTTTTCAAAGTTTTCGGAACATCACGCCAAGAAACATAGGTAAATGACACGCATCGCTTTGCGAGTGTCCCCAAGAAGTTACTAAGTTCAGAAATTACTTTGTCCTCATCTGAAATGGGCTGGAACCTTTCATTCATCTGAAGGACAACTCGATGGTCCATATTTCTGGTATGAACCCTATCCATCCTCGTCGGTCCTCTCAGCCTTATAGGAACTTCAACTACATATGAGCAAAAATTACTTGCAGGAAAATCAAACAAAGTAggaatattataataaatttgattatatttATGGGTGTTTTTCTAATATGTTGTATTTCAAAGATTGGTCTATAAAGATGtcttatttttagtttttatttttttaatgggTGTCTTTATAATAAGCAGCccttatttttaaaatgataaatATAGATAACGCATACCTTGGATTCTGGACACTCTAAAGGACCTACTGTCATAAAGAATACATTAATTCTCATGGGGGTTAtgttttaataattatataaaaacataaataacAATTAACAGCATTATAGATTACATATGCTAATTAAATTTGTGCAAGAAGTTTTACATCTATCACATAATTAACCATGGTTAACTTCACAATTTCATTAACTTAAATGACATAAATAACCTTATGCCAATTAACCTCAATTATAAGTAATTTACTAAACTGATGCAAATTAATCAATTATGGAAAATATATGAATGTGGGTAGCCTCAAAGTGAGTATTCTTTAAGGGGCCTTAAAGGAATAATTCCTTTATAAATAATCAGTTTATGTAATCATAAATAAAGGAAAGAAGATACCTGCTTCCTCCTCTTCTTCAATATCCGGAAAAACATTTTCTTCAACAACATTTTCTGTAGCAGTCTTTGTAGTTGCAGTTGTACTTGGAGAAATTTTCGATTTCGCTGCAGCTGCTTCCTTTTGGCGCTTTCGCATAGCCCAAAAAGCCTCCATTGAACCATTTGCTTCAATTGACGGTAGCTGAATCAGAGGTTCTGCAGGTTCCATATGTGATAATGACTGATTTTCCTTCTCAGTAGCATCCTCGGTTCCTTCCTTCTGTGATATAACAGTATTGGCTCGTGACCGTGTTGTTGGTCCACGTCCAATAAGCACCTTGCTTTTCTCAGTTTTCCCTCTCTAAAACATAAATCATGTAAAACTCAATGTTTGTGTATATATGAATTACAACTATCAACCCCGATGAAACATTTGGGGAAGAATTTAGAAAATGTGAAAATGATAGCTTTATGACATTTATGACATACCTTTTCAGTTCCTGATCCACCATCCTTACTAGCAGCCTTCCTTTGAGTTCCCGATCCACCATCCTCAAGATCCACAGCTGGATCATATTCCTCATCGCTCCCCTCTTGCACATGCTTCTTTTTTTTGGATTTATCTTTTAAGATTGAGTTTCTCACTTCAGAAGAGAGTGTAGGAAGATTGAGGGCAAAAAATACTTCATTGTTCCTCTTTACTGTGACAGCTCTCAGTTTTTCATACTCCGTTAGAGGAGGTGGAGGGGGTAGTTTCTGCAATTTCACATAAATTTATGTTAATATAGGTATGACGGAATTACTGGATTAATAAAGGGGTTACATACATGTACTTACATGTACTTAAACAACAATAATCTAACAAGAAAATTATAGGTATTACTGAATTATATGCTAACCTCCAGTTCATTTTCTCCCATACGCTCATCTTCATGAGTATCATGTAAACTCAACTTCCTCCTAACACTTGGAGGAGTTTCACAATCATCACCATCAGTGATTTCCTGCACTCTAGAAAGCCGTGGTGACTTCCGAGTACCCTCTAGGGGAAAGTTCTTTGAGTTCCTCTTCCCAGCCTTATCAACTTGGTTTGCCTTCTTGTTCATCTTCTGTTGCTGTAGTTGATGAGTGGTTACAAACTGCCGCTTGACTTGCTTTTTAGCTATAAAGACATAAAAACAATAATTATGAGTTTGAATAAAATCTAAATGTAGTAACACCTATATATTTCTGATGCCCCTACAATTAAGGTATATTTCTGAAATGAAATTAATATATTACCTGCTAAGATATCCTTTCTTGGCCGTATTATTACAAATGGCCGCATCTGATCCATTGGTTCGATAGTGCTATCAACGACATTGTCAAGATAAAAATCAACATTTTCACCGTCTGCAGCTCCTGCAGTTAATGAACACAAGTCCACATCATTGGACACCAACTGCCACCCCCCCTGCTTATCACCTTTTCTCATATAAATCCCTCCAATTTCTGAATATTCAAGGTCATCCTTGACATAATCCATCAATACAGGGTACGAAAACCTATCTACTTCGACATTCCTTATAATCAGTTCTTTACCACCAACATACCGTGTAGGCTGAAACTCACCCTGGTGGTACAACCTGAGATTTATGTATGCCATCCTACAAAAAATTGAGAAAGTATAATTAGATGAAATCATTAAAATAATCTGAGACATGGCACTTAAATAAAAAACACTTAAAAATAAACACTTAAAAGAAACATTAAAAGAGCAGTATGCAAGTCAATAAATTTAATAATGCTCTAAATTAAGAAGCGATCGCATAAAGAGCAGGGCAGATTTAAAACTAACAGAACATTATATTAAGAACAAGTTAATTAATTAaaagaaaatacattaaaacatgATAAATTAGGCAATTAAGAAGTCACTTCATTAACAGTTGATACATCAGAAACTAGGCCCTTGATAGTTACATATTTCGAATTACAAATTTAAGTAGTTTCTTCGTTTGTTCTAGCCTTGATGGGGACTTGTCGTGTTGGGACATCATCTCTGCACCAGTTAATATCCGTGTCTGTTTCTAGAGGAACACTAGTGTGTAAATCATGTAAAACTGGATCCCCGGCTTCTTCATTTGCATTTTTAGCTTCGACATCGCACCAATCCCTTGGCAATTTCTTTATAACATTATACATCATCTTTTCAGTAGGATCTTCTACGTAGAAGACTTGCTGCACCTGTGAAGCTAGCACATATGGATCAGACTTCTGACATAATCTGTTAAAATTAACTCGAGTTAAACCATATAGATCTTTCTCTTCCTTATACCAACAACACTTGAACACCACTACAGAAAATTCTCCCCAATAATCAACTTCAAAAATCTCTTCAATTGCTCCGTAGTAATTGACATCGCCGACCAGTGGATTTTGATCTTTTGAACTAGCAAAGCTAGTAGTCAAAGCAGTTAGAAATACCCCACTATTTTGGGTTGTACATTTAGCATCTCGGTACTTTGTATGGAATCGATATCCGTTAAGTACATAACCACTATACTTCTTCGCTGATTGATTAGGGCCCATTGCAAGCACTTCCAATTCCTTTGAAATGTTATCTTTTTTTTCCGACCTCCCCCTTCATCCATTTCCAAAAATCTTCAGAATGTTCTCTCTCACGATTGTATCTTTTTGACTTGGCTTGTCCTTCTATTAAGATTCGATGCTCCCTACAATAATTACCTAGTTAAAAATCAAGACAAAACAGGTTCTAATTCTATAACAGTTAAACACAATTAGTAGCTAGAATCTTACTCGATTAAACTATCAATTTCTTTATTCCCGCAGTTGAATAGAATATAACGATGAATAGCCATCCATTCAACTTCAACTAAATTCACAGCCTTTCCATCTTTATTTCTGCGTGAACCAATAGGAAATTCtactttttctggaaaactttcAAATTTTGCAGCCTTGGTAAATTTTGATCCTCCATGGCCACCCAAGAATCTTGAACAAAATATCAAGCATTCTCCGGCCACGTAACCCTCGGCGATACATCCCTCTGGTTTAGATCTATTCCGCACATAAGATTTCAATTTATTTAAATAGCGCTCAATTGGCCACATGCTTCGAACATGGGTCGGTCCACCAAATACAATTTCTTGGCACAAGTGAATCAAAAGGTGGACCATCACATCAAAAAAAGCCTGAATGAATATAGTCTCAAATTGACAAATAATTTCAATTATTTCTGTTTGCAGCCTCTTAAGATCACTTAAGTCGATGACTTTACTCCAAATACCTCTTAAGAAGGCCCATAATCTGATAAAAGGGACTGCAACCTCCGGTTTCAAAGATTTCTTCACTGCAAATTGTAATAAGTAGTGCATGAAAAAGTGAGCATCATGACTCTTATAGCCAGATACCTTTCTCTCCTTCATGTGCACACACCGGCTGATATTAGAGGCACTTCCATATGGGAATTTAGCATTTTTAAGGACAGAGCAGAATAAATCTTTCTCTTCATTTGTCATGTCGAATATCGCAGCCCTTATTTCAAGGTGTTTCCCGTCACTTGATAGAACAGGATGGAGGACCTTTCTGATGCCAAGTTCTTGCAAATCTAGGCGAGCTGCTATATGGTCTTTTGTTTTTCCAGCAATATTGAGCAATGTGCCAAGTACTTTATCACACACATTCTTCTCGATGTGCATAACATCAAGGTTATGTCGAGAAACATTGTGCTTCCAGTAAGGCAGATCAAAGAATATTGATTTTTTCTTGAAAGGCGAATTCGACTTAATCTTATTTTTTTggcgctttcttttcttctctgGTTTCTTCCCCCCAAAATGATTTACAAATCCTGCCAATAATTCTTCAATGTCTGTTCCAGTTAGAACCTCTGGACAACCTCTCAATTCAATTTGACCATTAAATTTTCTTTTATCAAGCCTACATGGGTGTTCGGGATGGAGAAATCTCCTATGGTCCATGTAACACATTTTCCGACTATGTTTTAGGTACATAGAGGATGTTTCATAATTGCAAACTGGACAAGCTAGTCTTCCTTTTGTGCTCCATCCAGATAGCATTGCTAGCCCGGGAAAATCACTGATTGTCCAAAGTAAAGAAGCGCGCAAGTTGAAAGTATGGTCAGTAAGGGCATCATAAGTCTCAATGCCTACTTCCCACATCTCATTCAGTTCAGCAATTAAAGGTTGCATGAAGACATCTATATTATTCTTCGGAGACTCGGGACCAGATATGAGTGTCGAAAGAATTAGATTCTCTTGCTTCATACACAGCCAGGGGGGAATGTTGTAGTTAACCAAAATAATTGGCCAAGTACTATGACTTATGTTCATAGTACGAAAAGGATTGAAACCATCAGCGGCTAGGCCCAATCTGATGTTTCTGTTCTCGGATGAAAATTGAGGATAACGAGCATCCAATGCCTTCCAAGCCTCTGCATCAGCGGGATGTCGAAGTTTGCCGTCCTTTTTTCGACCTTTTGCATGCCATAACATCAGTTCTGATAACTCTTTGCTCATAAACATGCGTTGCAACCTTTTTTTGAGTGGAAAGTAGCGCATCACGTTTGCCGGGACTTTGTGAATTAACTTCTTCCCATTATTGTCCACGGCGCCTTTTTTTTTCCACTACGACCCACCTTGAAGCACCGCAAGTTTTacaattttcttctttttcattttcagCCCAAAACAGCATACAATTATTGGGGCAGGCGTGTATCCTTTGATAATCGAGCCCTAAATCTTTAATAACATTCTTTGCCGCATTAAAAGACAAAGGAATGTGTGCTTCTGGAAAAGCATCTTTTATCAGCTCTAATAAATCCCCGAAACCCGACTCCGAAATCCCATGAATGCACTTTAAAGAGTACAGCCTAATGATAAAACTTAAGCGGGAAAATTTTTTGCAGCCCGGATATAAGGGCTGCTTTCCTTCTTCAAGATGGCCATAAAATTTTTTGGCATCATCATTCGGTCCAGTAGTATCATTAGTACGATGGAACATCTCGTCCAAATTATCTCCGAAGGTAAAGGAATCTTCAAAACCCATATTTTCTGCCCGTTCAATATCTATCCTATGATCTTTGCTCGAAACCTTACAAATCCAATTCGCATACAATGGACAAGGGCCATGACAAATAAGATGATCATAaataagatcttgagtatgccaCTTGCCATTTCTACAATTCTTGCAAGGGCACAACATTTCATCGCCTACGGAAAATTTGGGAAATGCATTTTCTAAAAAATCCTTTATCCCCTTAATGTAAGGTGTACTGTATTTTGGAAGGGTTATCCATTGACTTAGATCATCGTCCATCACTACAGAAAACAGGACAATAATGTTATATTCCTAAAAGAAAACAACGTAGTCGTGAAACCATACACCCATATTGGTTATACGTTCTAACAACACAACGCAGCCGTGAAGCCCTAAGCAGACCGAGGTAATATTTTATGTTCTCATTTTCATTGGTTGTACATACTAATAACGACACAACCGTGAAACCCTAAACCCATATTAGATATGCGTACTAATAACAACGCAGAAGTGAAATCCTAAACCAATATTATAGATTATATGTATTAATAACAACACAGCATAACAACGCAGCCCTGAAATCGTAAATCCATATTAGATTATACGTATCGAATCCATGTTATATGACCATGAATATACATGTGCATACACCCATTTCCGTATTATCCCACTCCTCCTACCTACCGAACTGTGACAGTTGATGTTAACAAAAATTTAAATACTCGTAAAGGGTTGAAACTCTCAGGAATAAAGGTCAAATTAACATAAATGTAAATACTCATAAACAATTGCATTATAGATACAACAGATATCTACTTACACAATCAATTATATCCACTTGAATATGATGATTTACATGTAAGTTATAACTAAAGCCTAACATGAAAATCAACCGGATAAAAAGCAAATATCGAGAAACAAATTTAATACAAAAATCACACTTACAGatctacaaaaataaaaaacccCAATTCCAATTAAAATTACACAAAAACATGCATGTAACATACATATACATGTATAAAATACACAAAAACACGCATGTAACAAATTAGAGAAGAAACTAACAGAAATAGAgggggcgagagagagagagatagagagagagataCACAAAATCAGAGAGAgcgagagcgagagagagagaaagagagagagagagagagagagagagagagagagagagagagagagagagagagagagagagagagagagagagagagagagagatgtagtACCTTAATGTTGAACCGCAAGCTGATTTGAAACCCCAATTAGAAACCCTAGCTCCAATCTGTGACCCGCTTCTCCAAAATGTGACCAGCTTCGCCAAAATGTTACCCCCAATTAGAAACCCTAGCTCGAGAGAGGAATGAAAGAGAATAGCTACTGggagagagagaatgagagagagagtgagagaatGAGGGAGAATGAAATTAGAGGGAGAAGTTAATTTGTCTGAAATTTTAGCGCTTCTCCAAAAAATTTGAGCCCGCCTGAAAAAGCCCAGCTAATTTCatctctttttttaaaaaaattaagttttaattgtctttaaattttttattgataaaaatttatcaattattaattaatacagtttataaattttttaacaaaaaatattttatcaatcttaactaatattaatatttttgcttaattatattataaaaattgattaattttcatgtcaaataattatatatatttaattgtttGTAAAATATACTACTTTTTTATCCAATAAtaccctattgtaacataaattgtcacatgttactcgtatgtaacactttgaagctatagtaacatgttttaaaggctatggtaacatcaaaaatactacgttgcggtaggctaagatgagcatacctaaggtaacataattttgtaacatgcatgattaaaccattgcgataggccatctatggtgtagtgaaatcgtgattaaaacatatgaatcaattactaacctttaatagcgatccaaaagcaaagatcggagatccttagcagctgctcctcaaacgtgaagcactccaccggtatccaccaagaaaacgacgttaaggaggaggaggtggagagaattaggttttttttaaatttttgggttcgggttggaataaaaatagggtttataatagtatatttctaggcaaaattttcagctgaaattttcccataaaatattattattattaacccatttattattctcattaataattaaaacaccttttaattattaatcctttttctaaacactttagaaataattctctctcttgatttaatttccaaaaattaaattcttaattaataatattaagaacttttcttaattaatttataatcaattaaatctcatttaatcaattattaaattttccaattaattatttatttcataaataaataattatcaaccattattaattaatttatccaccattaaattattctctttttatggtgtgaccctgtaggttcaatattaagccggtagtagaaataaataataataaaactattttatcattatttatctaaattctctaatttattaaatatgattaattaattaatcatatttattctacatcgtaagggatacttctcagcatatcgcgactatccggataatacgaattcactgcttagaataccaagaacctattcagtgaatagttaccgtacaataaactccttctaccctacaatgtcctgattaaatacaaggcatggatcttgtgtcaagcctatctaatttaatcacttgcttaccatttactatgcttagttctatgcaaattagaaactcatttctaatttcattcactctggccagagattcctgaactagcataagtggatcagccttgaacattcgcttccttcactggaaggggtagatcctttattgatcatgcactatcttcgtgtacaaattcctatacccagtagagccctaataattgtccctggagactaagaactaaaccaaagcatagttcagtgtacacaagatgactatgatgacctcaagtctaaggatacttgtacaactatcactatgtgaacaactgctgag
It contains:
- the LOC141718459 gene encoding uncharacterized protein LOC141718459, giving the protein MRYFPLKKRLQRMFMSKELSELMLWHAKGRKKDGKLRHPADAEAWKALDARYPQFSSENRNIRLGLAADGFNPFRTMNISHSTWPIILVNYNIPPWLCMKQENLILSTLISGPESPKNNIDVFMQPLIAELNEMWEVGIETYDALTDHTFNLRASLLWTISDFPGLAMLSGWSTKGRLACPVCNYETSSMYLKHSRKMCYMDHRRFLHPEHPCRLDKRKFNGQIELRGCPEVLTGTDIEELLAGFVNHFGGKKPEKKRKRQKNKIKSNSPFKKKSIFFDLPYWKHNVSRHNLDVMHIEKNVCDKVLGTLLNIAGKTKDHIAARLDLQELGIRKVLHPVLSSDGKHLEIRAAIFDMTNEEKDLFCSVLKNAKFPYGSASNISRCVHMKERKVSGYKSHDAHFFMHYLLQFAVKKSLKPEVAVPFIRLWAFLRGIWSKVIDLSDLKRLQTEIIEIICQFETIFIQAFFDVMVHLLIHLCQEIVFGGPTHVRSMWPIERYLNKLKSYVRNRSKPEGCIAEGYVAGECLIFCSRFLGGHGGSKFTKAAKFESFPEKVEFPIGSRRNKDGKAVNLVEVEWMAIHRYILFNCGNKEIDSLIE